A single Vigna radiata var. radiata cultivar VC1973A chromosome 8, Vradiata_ver6, whole genome shotgun sequence DNA region contains:
- the LOC106771702 gene encoding uncharacterized protein LOC106771702, which produces MSSAEKVQHVTKKSSDELLRKFAEVAHSNNVPNKKKITKRVEAAAVGAVFVERRSLLPPPAATRKTALLRQIGIGGAHILRTRDFRKKSLLGTIEKTWRRSIEGAARAFMERHYHRHKRLINDIV; this is translated from the exons ATGAGCTCTGCTGAAAAGGTTCAGCATGTCACAAAGAAAAGTTCCGACGAACTGCTCAGGAAGTTTGCTGAAGTCGCTCACTCTAACAACGTTCCAAACAAGAAGAAGATCACCAAGAGAGTAGAAGCTGCCGCCGTCGGAGCCGTCTTCGTCGAACGGAGGTCGCTTCTACCGCCGCCGGCCGCCACGCGAAAGACGGCGTTGCTCCGGCAGATTGGGATTGGAGGGGCCCACATTTTGAGGACAAGGGATTTCAGAAAGAAGTCGCTGTTGGGAACCATTGAGAAg ACATGGCGAAGAAGCATAGAAGGAGCTGCTAGAGCTTTCATGGAGAGGCACTATCATCGCCATAAACGTTTGATCAATGATATTGTTTAA